The following coding sequences are from one Rhinoraja longicauda isolate Sanriku21f chromosome 7, sRhiLon1.1, whole genome shotgun sequence window:
- the ing1 gene encoding inhibitor of growth protein 1 isoform X1 gives MLSPANGEQLHAVNYVEDYLDSIESLPFDLQRNVSLMREIDAKYQDILKELDEYYEKHKRETDVVQRRRILHYIQRGLIRSQELGDEKIQIVNQMVEQVENRSRQVEGHVELFENCADTNDANGKTSLDRSKNEGAAPVEKACAKRSRRQRNNENRENTSSNHDHEESSAGMPKEKKAKTSKKKKRSKAKAEREASPADLPIDPNEPTYCLCNQVSYGEMIGCDNDECPIEWFHFSCVSLHHKPKGKWYCPKCRGENEKTMDKALEKSKKERAYTR, from the exons ATGCTGAGTCCTGCGAACGGGGAGCAGCTGCACGCTGTGAACTATGTGGAGGACTATCTGGATTCAATCGAGTCTCTGCCTTTCGATCTCCAGAGGAACGTTTCTCTGATGAGGGAAATCGATGCTAAATACCAAG ACATCCTGAAGGAGCTGGATGAGTACTACGAGAAGCACAAGCGAGAGACCGATGTGGTGCAGCGGCGGCGGATCCTGCACTACATCCAGCGAGGTCTGATCCGCAGCCAGGAGCTGGGCGACGAGAAGATCCAGATAGTCAACCAGATGGTGGAGCAGGTGGAGAACCGGAgccgccaggtagagggccacgTTGAGCTCTTCGAAAACTGCGCCGACACCAACGACGCCAATGGCAAGACCTCACTGGACAGGTCCAAGAACGAgggggcagcacctgtggagaaagcCTGCGCCAAGAGGTCCAGGAGGCAGCGCAACAATGAGAACCGGGAGAACACCTCCAGCAACCATGATCACGAGGAGAGCAGCGCCGGAATGCCCAAGGAGAAGAAAGCTAAGACATCCAAGAAGAAGAAGAGGTCCAAAGCCAAGGCGGAGAGGGAAGCCTCTCCCGCTGACCTCCCCATTGACCCCAACGAGCCCACTTACTGCTTGTGCAACCAGGTCTCCTATGGAGAGATGATTGGGTGTGACAATGATGAGTGTCCCATCGAATGGTTCCACTTCTCCTGTGTGAGTCTCCACCACAAGCCCAAGGGCAAATGGTACTGTCCCAAATGCAGGGGCGAGAATGAGAAAACCATGGACAAGGCACTGGAGAAATCCAAAAAGGAACGGGCCTACACCAGATAG
- the ing1 gene encoding inhibitor of growth protein 1 isoform X2 yields MPALFPSVNILKELDEYYEKHKRETDVVQRRRILHYIQRGLIRSQELGDEKIQIVNQMVEQVENRSRQVEGHVELFENCADTNDANGKTSLDRSKNEGAAPVEKACAKRSRRQRNNENRENTSSNHDHEESSAGMPKEKKAKTSKKKKRSKAKAEREASPADLPIDPNEPTYCLCNQVSYGEMIGCDNDECPIEWFHFSCVSLHHKPKGKWYCPKCRGENEKTMDKALEKSKKERAYTR; encoded by the exons ATGCCCGCCCTCTTTCCCTCCGTCA ACATCCTGAAGGAGCTGGATGAGTACTACGAGAAGCACAAGCGAGAGACCGATGTGGTGCAGCGGCGGCGGATCCTGCACTACATCCAGCGAGGTCTGATCCGCAGCCAGGAGCTGGGCGACGAGAAGATCCAGATAGTCAACCAGATGGTGGAGCAGGTGGAGAACCGGAgccgccaggtagagggccacgTTGAGCTCTTCGAAAACTGCGCCGACACCAACGACGCCAATGGCAAGACCTCACTGGACAGGTCCAAGAACGAgggggcagcacctgtggagaaagcCTGCGCCAAGAGGTCCAGGAGGCAGCGCAACAATGAGAACCGGGAGAACACCTCCAGCAACCATGATCACGAGGAGAGCAGCGCCGGAATGCCCAAGGAGAAGAAAGCTAAGACATCCAAGAAGAAGAAGAGGTCCAAAGCCAAGGCGGAGAGGGAAGCCTCTCCCGCTGACCTCCCCATTGACCCCAACGAGCCCACTTACTGCTTGTGCAACCAGGTCTCCTATGGAGAGATGATTGGGTGTGACAATGATGAGTGTCCCATCGAATGGTTCCACTTCTCCTGTGTGAGTCTCCACCACAAGCCCAAGGGCAAATGGTACTGTCCCAAATGCAGGGGCGAGAATGAGAAAACCATGGACAAGGCACTGGAGAAATCCAAAAAGGAACGGGCCTACACCAGATAG